From the genome of Labedella gwakjiensis:
CTCCGAGAGACCCGACGTGACGAGCACACGAGCCGCGACGACGTCCTGGTCCGGAGCGCCGCGGACACCCGTCGCGCGCACGCGGAAGCCCGTTCCTGCTCGCTCGATCGAGGTCACGAGTGCGAACGCCACCTCCGCATCGTCGTACCCGTCGACCTCGGCGCGACCGAGCGCACGGAGCTCATGGGGCGCTATGCCGTCCCGCGTGAGGAAGCCGTGCGAGACGAGCGTCGCCGAATGCCGAGGCCTGTTGCTGTCGAGCACGAGCACGCGCAACCGCGCCCGGACGAGATTGAGCGCGGCGGAGAGACCGGCCGGTCCCCCGCCGACGACGACGACATCCCAGTCGGTCATGCGGAGATCCGAGCCCTCAGCCGCTCGACACGGGCGAGGGACTCCTCCCGACCGAGGAGCTCCATGGATTCGAAGAGAGGCGGAGACACCCGACGACCGGAGATCGCCACCCGCACGGGGCCGTAGGCCACGCGCGGCTTGAGCCCGAGACCCTCGACGAGCCCGCTGGCGAGTGCCGTCTGAATGGCCTCGGTATTCCACTCCCCGTCGTCGATGGAGGTGAGGGCCGCCGAAGCGGCGGCGAGCACATCGTCGGCGTTGGCCGGAAGGCCGGCGACCGCATCCTCGGCGTACTCGAGCGCGTCGGAGGTCGTGAAGAGGAAGCCGAGCATTCCGGGCGTCTCGCCCAGCAGACCGACGCGTTCCTGGACGAGCGGGGCGGCCGCGAGCAGCAGCGACCGCTGTTCGGCGGTCGGCTCTGCTGCCAGGACGCCGGCTCCGCGGAGGTACGGGATCGTCCGCTCGGCGAAGTCGGCGACGTCGAGCAGACGGATGTGGTCTCCGTTGATCGATTCGGCCTTCTTGAGGTCGAACCGCGCGGGGTTCGGGTTGACGTTCTCCACGTCGAAGGCTGCGACCATCTCGTCGAGGCTGAAGACGTCGCGGTCGGCCGAGAGACCCCACCCGAGCAGGGCGAGGTAGTTCACGAGCCCCTCGGGGATGAATCCGCGCTCGCGGTGATGGAAGAGGTTCGACTCAGGGTCGCGCTTGGAGAGCTTCTTGTTGCCGTCGCCCATGACGTACGGGAGGTGGCCGAAGCGCGGCACGACGTCCGTCAGTCCGATGTCGACGAGGGCGTGGTAGAGCGCGATCTGGCGCGGCGTGGAGGACAGGAGGTCCTCGCCGCGCAGCACGTGCGTGATGCCCATGATGGCGTCGTCGACGGGGTTCACGAGAGTGTAGAGCGGCTGACCGTTGGGACGTTCGACGACGAAGTCCGTGAACGAACCGGCGGGGAACGTGATCTCCCCGCGCACGAGGTCGTCGAAGGAGAGATCGGCGTCGGGCACGCGGAGGCGGAGGGCCGGCTCGCGGCCTTCTGCGCGGAATGCGGCACGCTGCTCGTCGGTGAGGTCGCGGTCGAAGTTGTCGTAGCCGAGCTGCTTCGCGCGGCCGGCCGCCTCGTTGCGGGCGTCGATCTCCTCAGCGTTCGAGAAGCTCTCGTACACGTGACCGGCGGCCACGAGTCGCTCGATCACGTCGGTGTAGATGTCGGCTCTCTGCGACTGACGGTACGGTCCGTGCGGACCGCCCACATCGATGCCCTCGTCCCAGTCGAGGCCGAGCCACCGCAGCGCCTCGAGGATCTGCTCGTAGCTCTCCTCGCTGTCGCGGGCGGCGTCGGTGTCCTCGATGCGGAACACGAAGGTGCCGCCGGTGTGACGGGCGTATGCCCAGTTGAACAGGGCGGTGCGGACGAGTCCGACGTGCGGTGTTCCCGTCGGTGACGGGCAGAACCGGACGCGGACGTCGGAACCGGTGGCGGAGGAGAACGGGGGTGCGGTGAGGGCAGACATCACCGCCATTCTATCGGCGGGAGGATGCCTCTTCCGGGTCGCACTCAGCCGCGTGCGGCCGCTTCTCGTCGCGATGACGCGATGGTGACGAGGCCGGTGACCACCACGACGGCGACCAGGGCGAGACCAGAGAGGGCGAGGCCCCCGTAGCCGACGAGCGAGAGGACCACACCCGCGAGAGCACCGGCAGCCGCTCCCCCGAGGTTCATCGTCAGGTCGGTCCGGCCCTGCACGCGTGGACGGTCCTCCGCGACGGTCGATTCGGTCACGAGCGCCGAGCCGGCGATCGTCGACGCGCTCCAGCCCACGCCGAGGAGGACGAGCCCCGTGCCGACGGCGACGGAGTCGTGTGCACCGACCGACGCCACGACGAGGGCCACGACGATGAGACCCTGTCCCCCCATGACCACCGGTACCCGGCCGATCCGATCGGCGAGCCAGCCGAAGACCGGAGACAGTGCGTACATTCCCGCGATGTGCAGGCTGAGGGTGAAACCGACGACGGCATCCGCGTCGCCGTGATGGTGCAACTGGACAGGGGTCATCGCCATCACGGCGACCATCACGGCATGGCTCGCCGCCACCGCGACGATGGCGAACCGTCTGCGGCCCTCCGACGGCACGGCTTCGAGGCTCCGACCGCCGACCGCGGGAGCGTCCGAGACCCGTCGACGACTCTCGAGGAGGGGGTCTGGACGCAACCCGACGAGGTAGACGGTCGCCGCCAGGAGCCCGCTCACGATGCTGAACAGGAACGGTCCGGTCCGATCAGGGAGACCCACGACGTCACCTACCGCGGCACCCGGACCCACGAGATTAGGGCCGAGGACCGCGCCGATCGTCGTCGCCCAGACGACGACAGAGAGGTCTCGCGCGCGCGTCGACGATCCCGAGAGGTCCGTTGCGGCGAATCGCGCCTGCAGTCCGACGGCCGAGCCGACCCCCACGAGGAGGAAGGAGCCGAAGAGCCACACCGGCGACATCGTCACGACGGCTGCGATCGTCGAAGCCGCCCCGGCCGCGCTCAGGAGCACCCCGCTCGCGAGAGCGATCCGTCGGCCGGAGCGGACGGCGAGCCGAGCGAGCGGGACGGCCGCGATGGCTGCACCGAGCGTCAGGAACGTCGAGGCGAGACCCGACAGGGCTTCGGAGCCGGTGACGTCGGCCGCGAGCAGAGCGCCCAGAGAGATCGTGGCACCGGCTGACACGCCGCCGAGCACCTGTCCGGCGACGAGGACGCCGATGATGCGGGGACGCACCCGGTCCCGGGCGGCGTCCCCTGCGGTCACGAGCGGGGGCCCGAGACCGGGTTGGAAAGCGTGCCGATTCCGGAGATGGACACGTCGACGACGTCGCCCGCGACGATCTGCCCCACCCCGGCCGGCGTTCCGGTGAGGATGATGTCTCCCGGGAGCAGGGTGAACACGGACGAGGCGTATGCGACGATCTCCGCGACGCCGTGCACCATGTCCGTGAGCGGTCCTGACTGCTTCACCTCGCCGTTCACCGTCGTCGTGATCGTGCCGTCCGAGACGTCGAAGTCCGTCTCGACGAACGGCCCGACGGGGCAGAACGTGTCGAAGCCCTTCGCGCGCGTCCACTGCGGATCGGACCGTTGCAGGTCGCGCGCCGTCACGTCGTTCGCCACGGTGTACCCGAAGATCACTTCGGCGGCCCTGTCCGCCGAGACGTTCTTCGCGATGCTCCCGATCACGATCGCGAGTTCGCCCTCGAAGTCCACCTGCTGCGACTGCCGAGGCAACACGATCGTGTCACCGGGACCGACGACCGACGTGTTCGGCTTGAGGAACAGGAGCGGCTCGGTCGGGGGCGCGTCTCCGCCCATCTCCTGCACGTGGTCGACGTAGTTCTTCCCCACTCCCACGACCTTCGACCGCGGGATCGACGGCGCCAGGAGGGTCGCCTGCGCGAGCGGGATGCGCTCGCCCGTCGTGTCGAATCCCTGGAACATCGGGTCTCCGCCGAGGACGACGAGATCCTCGCCGTCGACGATTCCGAAGTGGATGGACCCGGACGAGCTGAATCGAGCGATCTTCATGCGTCCAGCCTAGGCGTCGAGGCGCGTGAGCCATCCGTGCCGATCGGCGATGCGGCCGTACTGGATGTCCGTGAGTTCCGAGCGGATCGACATGGTGAGTTCGCCTGCCACTGCGTCGGGGGCGCCGACGGAGAAGTCGGCCGACTTGAGCTCGCCGATCGGCGTGATGACGGCGGCCGTGCCGCACGCGAAGACCTCGGTGATCTCCCCGGAGGCCACGCCGTCCTTCCATTCGTCGATGAGGACCTCGCGCTCCTCCACGTCGAGTCCGCGGTCGCGGACGAGCTGGATGATGCTCTCGCGTGTGACACCCTCGAGGATCGCGCCGGAGAGTGCGGGGGTCACGACACGCCCGTCGCGGTACACGAGGAAGACGTTCATGCCTCCGAGCTCATCGACCCGCGTGCCCGTCTCCGCGTCGAGGAAGAGCACCTGTGCGCATCCGTTCGCTGCCGCCTCGTTCTGCGGGAGGAGCGATGCAGCGTAGTTGCCACCGCACTTCGCGGCTCCGGTGCCACCACGCCCGGCGCGGGAGTACTCGGTGGAGAGCCAGATCGACACGGGCTTCACTCCACCGGTGAAGTAGGCGCCTGCGGGGCTCGCGATGACGTAGTAGCCCACACGCTGGGCCGATCGCACGCCGAGGAACGACTCGTTCGCGATCATGAACGGACGCAGATAGAGGCTCTGGTCGTCTCCCGACGGCACCCAGGCGCCGTCGGCCGCGATGACCTCCTTGACGGAATCGACGAAGGTCTCGGTCGGCAGCTCGGGGAGCGCGAGTCGTCGCGCGGAGCGCTGGAGCCTCTCTGCGTTCTTCTCCGGACGGAAGGTCCAGATCGATCCGTCGGCGTGGCGATACGCCTTGAGCCCCTCGAAGATCTCCTGGGCGTAGTGGAGCACGGATGCTGCGGGGTCGAGCTGCAGCGGGCCGTACGGCTGGACGCGAGCGTCGTGCCAGCCTCCGTCGATCGTCCAGTCGATCGCGACCATGTGGTCGGTGAAGTGCTTGCCGAAGCCCGGGTCGGCGAGGATCTCCGCGCGCTCGGCGTCGGAGCGGGGGGACGGAGCGGCGGTGTGGCTGAAGGCGAGCCGGTCCGCAGTCGGTGCGATGGTCATGAGAGGTCCTTGGAGGCTGAGGGAGTGGGCTGGGAGACGGCCGTCGCGATGGCGTCGCCGATCTCCGAGGTGGAACGGGTCCGTCCGGCGCGACTCGCGATGTCGGCGGTGACCGCCGTGGTGACGGCGGCCGAGGCCTCCGAGAGGCCGAGGTGATCGAGCAGGAGCGCGACGGAGAGGATCGCCGCCGTCGGGTCCGCCTTCTGGGTGCCCGCGATGTCGGGAGCTGAGCCGTGTACCGGCTCGAACATGCTCGGAGACGTGCCGTCCGGGTTGATGTTGCCGGAGGCCGCCAGACCGATGCCGCCGCTGATCGCGCCGGCCAGATCGGTCAGGATGTCACCGAACAGGTTGTCGGTGACCAGGACGTCGAATCTACCAGGATTCGTGACGAGGAAGATCGTGGCCGCGTCGACGTGGAGGTAGTCGACCTCGACGTCGGGGAACTCCGCAGCCACCGCGTCGACGATCCTCTTCCACAGAGAACCGGCGAACGTGAGCACGTTGGTCTTGTGGACGAGCGTGAGCTTGCGCCGGCGGGACTGTGCCGTGCGGAACGCATAGCGCACGACGCGCTCGACGCCGTACGCCGTGTTCACGGAGACCTCGTTCGCGACCTCGTGCGGTGTACCGGTCCGGATGCTCCCGCCGTTGCCGACGTAGGGCCCCTCGGTGCCCTCGCGGACGACCACGAAGTCGACATCCCCCGCGTCGGCGAGCGGGCTCGGCACGCCGGGGTAGATGCGCGTGGGTCTGAGGTTCACGTAGTGATCGAGGCTGAAGCGCAAGCGGAGCAGGAGACCCCGCTCGATGTTCGCGCCGACGAGGCGCGGGTCACCGGGCACGCCGCCGACCGCACCGAGGAGGATCGCGTCGTGAGAGGCGATGGCGGCCAGGTCCTCATCCGTGAGCACGTCGCCGGTCTCGAGATAGCGCGCAGCCCCGAGGGAGAAGGACGTCGTCTCGAACTCCACGTCGTGGTCGGACGCCACGGCGTGGAGCACTTTGAGCGCCTCCGCTGTGACTTCCGGTCCGATTCCATCCCCGGGGATGACGGCGAGTGAGACGGTGCGCGACATGAGGCTCCTACTGGCGGTGTGGACAGCCTTCAGCCTACTCGCGCGGCTTGTGCCGACGAGGCACGCCACGGCCGCCTCAGCGTGCGCGACGCAACGTCGTCCGCGCGACCACCATCGCCGCGACGATGAGCGCCGACCCGATCCACGCAGCGACACCGACCCCGCTGTCGAACGCGTCACGAGCCGATGCGAGGAGAGCCTCCCCGACCTCACCCGGGAGCTGCTCGGAGACCGACACGGCGCCCCCGAGGGTCTCCCCCGCCGCGAGTCGCTGCGCCGCGGTCAGCGTGTCGGGGAGGTCTACGTTCGCGCGGTACGACGCCGTGAGAATGGTCCCGAGCACGGCCGTCCCGAGGACCGCTCCGAGCTCGTACGCGGTCTCCGACACGGCCGAGGCCGCGCCGGCCTTCTCCGCCGGCGCCGTCGCGATGATGAGCTCGTTCGAGACGGTCTCGGCCGCGCCGATCCCGAGCCCGAGACCCATGAAGATGAGCGCGAGCCCGATCGCCGTGAGCTGTCCGCCCGAGAGTGCGACGAGGGCGTAGGCGACCGCCGAGATACTGAGCCCCACCGGGATGACGATCGACGGACGCACGCGCTTCGCGATCGGCACGACGACGAGACCGGACACGATCATGACGACGAGGCCGGGAACGAGGACGAGACCGGCGTCGAGCGGCGACATGGCGAGTACCAGCTGCAGGTGCTGCGAGACGAAGAACAGTCCGCCGACGAAGGCCGTGACACTCAGGAGGTTCACTCCGACGGCTCCGCTGAACGAGCCGCGCCGGAAGAGGCTCATGTCGAGCATGGGTGTCCGTGCGCGCAGCTGGCGGCGCACGAAGGCGATCCCGCTCGCGAGCCCGATCACGATGCCGAGAGCGGAATCGACCGCGAAGCCGTGGCTCGCGAGACTCTTGATGGCGTAGACGATCGGCAGCATCGTCGTGAGGGAGAGCACGATGCTGAGGGGGTCGATCGGGCCGGGAGCGGGGTCACGCGATTCGGGAACGAGCAACGGCACGAGGACGACGAGAGGGATGAGGACGGGAACGGCGAGGAGGAAGACGGAGCCCCACCAGAAATGCTCGAGCAGCACGCCTCCCACGATCGGCCCGAGCGCGCTCCCGCCCGCGAAGCCCGACGCCCACACGGCGATCGCGAGCCGCCGCTGCTCCCGATCCACGAAGATGCTGCGCAGGAGCGACAGCGTGGACGGCATGAGCATCGCGCCGAAGACGCCGAGGAGCGCGCGTGCACCGATGAGCGCCTCGGCGTTGGGGGCGAAGGCGGCGGCAGCCGAGACGACGCCGAAGCCGGTGGCGCCGATGAGCAGCAGCCGGCGACGGCCGAAGCGGTCGCCGAGGCTCCCCATCGGGACGAGAAGACCGGCGAGCACGAGCGGGTACACGTCGATCATCCACAGGAGTTGCACTCCCGTGGGCCGGAGCGCCTCGGAGATCGCGGGCAGCGCGAAGTTGAGCACGGTGTTGTCGACCGATACGAGGAGCACCGGGAGCATCAACACGACGAGGGCGCCCCATTCGCGCAGCCCGGCGCGGGGGCCGAGCGCGGTCGTGGGACGTCCGGTTGTGGTGGGGATGCTCATGGTGCTGCCTTTCCTGTCTCGATCACTATACCGTCTGGTCGGTACAGTAACCACCCCCGTTCGGATACGATGGACGGCATGGCGAGACCCGATTCCGCACGCGACCGCATCCTCGACGCGTTCCAGCAGCTGCTCGTCACGAGCGGGGAACGTTCCGCGACGCTCGACGCCGTCGCCGCGGCGGCCGGCGTCTCCAAGGGTGGGTTGCTCTACCACTTCGCGTCGAAGGATGCACTCGTCGAGGGCCTGATCGGACGCGTCCAAGCGTTCGTCGAGGCCGACGACGAGCGCATGCGGACCGCCGAGGAGGGCACGGTCGACTACGTGATCCGCTCCTCCGTCGACAGCGGCTCGCCGTTCGACGAGGCCCTCATCGCCATGTCGCGTCTCGCCCAGGGCTCGCACGAGGAGGCTCGGACGGCGCTCGCATCGTTCCGCGCACGCTGGGAGGCGGCTATCGCCGCGTCGGTCGGCGACCCGGCGATCGCGCGGACGATCATGCTCGTGAGCGACGGTCTCTACTACAACTCGACGGTGCTCGGTGCCCGCGAGACCCGCGACACGCGGGACGGGGCGATGGACGAGCTCATCGCCGTCCTCTCCCGCCTCACGCCGGAATCAGGACCCGCCGAGAGCTCTCCGCACTGACCGGCGTACCGACCGGACCCGGAGCCCCTTGCCGACGACGCACGGCGGCGTCATGCTCGACGGATGACAGACATCGTCCTCACCCGCCGGATCGATGCACCGATCGACGAGGTGTGGCGCGCCTGGACCGACGAGTCGGTCTTCGCCTCGTGGTTCTGGCCATCCCGGCTCGATCCCGTCTACGAGCTCGACGCGCGACCGGGCGGACGATGGCGCGTCGCCTCCCCCGTCGCCTCGATGGCCGTCGGCGGAGAGTTCACGGCCGTCGACGCACCGGAGAGGCTCGCCTTCACGTGGACGTGGGAGGGGGAGGCCGCTCATACCGTCGTCGAGGTGCGCCTCTCCGTCGCGCGCGGCCGCTCGACACTGCTCGACCTCACCCACACGGGAATCGACGGAGAGGCGACAGCGGCGGACCTCCGCCAGGGATGGAACGACTGCCTCGACCGCCTGCCGTCCGCCGTCGGCGGCTGACGGGGCCGACTAGGCCGTGATGTCGATGGAGCGGATGACGCTCGCCTCGATGACACGCGACACGTCCTCGAGGAGGTCGTCCGGCACGCGCGAGTCGACGGTCAACACACTGAGCGCCTCTCCCCCGGCCTCGCGACGCGCGATCTGCATGCCGGCGATGTTGATCTCCGCGTCACCGAACCGCTGCCCGTAGACCGCGACGATTCCGGGGCGGTCGCGGTACAGCATGACGATGTGGTGCTCGGCGATCGGCACCTCGACGTCGTAGCCGTTGATCTCGACGATCTTCTCGATCTGCTTCGTGCCCGTGAGGGTGCCGGAGACGGAGATCTGGGAGCCGTCGCTGAGCGCGCCGCGCAGCGTGATGACGTTGCGGTACTCGTCGCTCGTCCCGTCGACGATGAGGCGGACCTCGAGGCCGCGCTGCTCGGCGAGGAGCGGGGCGTTCACGTACGACACGGTCTCGCTCACGACGTTCGTGAAGATGCCCTTGAGGGCCGCGAGGCGGAACACGGAGACGTCGTACTCGCTGAGGTCGCCGTGGACCTCGACGTCGACGCTCGTGAGCGGCGAGTGCGTGAGACCGGAGAAGACCTGGCCGAGCTTCTCGACGAGCGGGATGCCGGGACGCACGTACGGGTCGATGACGCCGCCCGCGACGTTAACCGCGTCAGGGACGAGTTCGCCACCGAGGGCCAGACGGACCGACTTCGCCACAGACACACCGGCCTTCTCCTGGGCCTCGTCCGTCGAGGCGCCGAGGTGGGGCGTGACGATGACGTTCTCGAGGGCGAGGAGCGGCGAACCCGTGGGGGGCTCCGACACGAACACGTCGAGGCCGGCGCCCGCGATGCTCTTCGCGACGAGCGCGTCATGGAGCGCGTCCTCGTCGATGAGGCCACCACGGGCCACGTTCACGATGAACGCCGTCGGCTTCATGAGCGCGAGCTGATCGGTCGAGATCATCCCCGTGGTCTCCGGCGTCTTCGGCATGTGGATCGTGATGAAGTCGGACTGGGCGAGGAGCTCGTCGAGGGACAACAGGCGCACGCCAAGCTGCTGGGCGCGTGCGCTCGTGACATAGGGGTCGTACGCGACGACGTCGACGCCGAAGGCCTGGAGGCGCGCCGTGATCAGGGCGCCGATGCGGCCGAGTCCGATGATGCCGACGGTCTTCTCGTAGAGTTCCACGCCCGTGTAGGCGGAACGCTTCCACTGACCCTGAGCGAGAGCGCTGTGCGCGGCTGGGATGTGACGCGCCAGGGAGAGGATGTGGCCGACGGTGAGTTCGGCGGCGGAGATGATGTTCGAGGTCGGCGCGTTCACGACCATGACGCCGGCCGACGTGGCGGCCTTGATGTCGACGTTGTCGAGTCCGACACCGGCGCGCGCGATGACCTTGAGGTGGGGGGCAGCGGCGATCGCCTCGGCGTCGACCTTCGTCGCGGAGCGCACCAGGACAGCGCTCGCGTCGGCGAGGGCGGCCAGGAGCGCCGGCCGGTCGGTGCCGTCGACGTTGCGCACGTCGAAGTCGGGCCCGAGGGCGTCGACGGTGGCCGGGGAGAGTTCTTCTGCGATCAGGACGATCGGTTGTGACACGGAGATTTCCTTCTGACGGTACGTGCGCGGGCGGCGCGGCACAGGGGGCACGGAGTCGACTCGTCGTGCCACAGACCGTTGGGGCACGCGGCGACCAGCCTAGTCCAGCCCCGGGGGATGGGCCGTCCGTGTGACGTAGGGTGGAGCGCCATGAGCATCGAGGTCGCTTCCCTGGTCCTGCGGATCGTCCTGGCGATCGCGTTCGTCGCCATGGGCGTGCTCCACTTCGTGCCGTCGGCCGCGCGCGGCATGGCCGCGATCATCCCTCCGGCCCTCCGCGGTTCGGATCCGCGCACACCGAGACGGCTCGTCGCCCTCACGGGTGTATGCGAGATCGCGGGAGGGGTCGGTCTCCTCGTTCCCGGCGTGCACACCGTCGCCGGGATCCTGCTCGCCGTGTTCCTCGTCGCCGTCTTCCCCGCGAACGCCTTCGCCGCCCGCCACCCCGAACGCTTCGGCCGCCTCGCCATCCCCTTCTGGCCTCGACTGATCGGCCAGATCGTCCTCATCGGACTGTGCCTGACCGCCGCGGTTCCCGTCTGAGCGACCCGTCACCCCCGCGGTCGAACGACGAGCTCAGACGAGCAGTGTGCCGATCCCGTAGATGGCGAGGAGATCGAGCGAGAGGGCTGACACCACGACCGTCACCGTCGCGTAGGCGATC
Proteins encoded in this window:
- a CDS encoding MFS transporter, whose amino-acid sequence is MTAGDAARDRVRPRIIGVLVAGQVLGGVSAGATISLGALLAADVTGSEALSGLASTFLTLGAAIAAVPLARLAVRSGRRIALASGVLLSAAGAASTIAAVVTMSPVWLFGSFLLVGVGSAVGLQARFAATDLSGSSTRARDLSVVVWATTIGAVLGPNLVGPGAAVGDVVGLPDRTGPFLFSIVSGLLAATVYLVGLRPDPLLESRRRVSDAPAVGGRSLEAVPSEGRRRFAIVAVAASHAVMVAVMAMTPVQLHHHGDADAVVGFTLSLHIAGMYALSPVFGWLADRIGRVPVVMGGQGLIVVALVVASVGAHDSVAVGTGLVLLGVGWSASTIAGSALVTESTVAEDRPRVQGRTDLTMNLGGAAAGALAGVVLSLVGYGGLALSGLALVAVVVVTGLVTIASSRREAAARG
- a CDS encoding DoxX family protein, encoding MSIEVASLVLRIVLAIAFVAMGVLHFVPSAARGMAAIIPPALRGSDPRTPRRLVALTGVCEIAGGVGLLVPGVHTVAGILLAVFLVAVFPANAFAARHPERFGRLAIPFWPRLIGQIVLIGLCLTAAVPV
- a CDS encoding SRPBCC family protein; amino-acid sequence: MTDIVLTRRIDAPIDEVWRAWTDESVFASWFWPSRLDPVYELDARPGGRWRVASPVASMAVGGEFTAVDAPERLAFTWTWEGEAAHTVVEVRLSVARGRSTLLDLTHTGIDGEATAADLRQGWNDCLDRLPSAVGG
- a CDS encoding branched-chain amino acid aminotransferase, whose product is MTIAPTADRLAFSHTAAPSPRSDAERAEILADPGFGKHFTDHMVAIDWTIDGGWHDARVQPYGPLQLDPAASVLHYAQEIFEGLKAYRHADGSIWTFRPEKNAERLQRSARRLALPELPTETFVDSVKEVIAADGAWVPSGDDQSLYLRPFMIANESFLGVRSAQRVGYYVIASPAGAYFTGGVKPVSIWLSTEYSRAGRGGTGAAKCGGNYAASLLPQNEAAANGCAQVLFLDAETGTRVDELGGMNVFLVYRDGRVVTPALSGAILEGVTRESIIQLVRDRGLDVEEREVLIDEWKDGVASGEITEVFACGTAAVITPIGELKSADFSVGAPDAVAGELTMSIRSELTDIQYGRIADRHGWLTRLDA
- a CDS encoding MFS transporter; the encoded protein is MSIPTTTGRPTTALGPRAGLREWGALVVLMLPVLLVSVDNTVLNFALPAISEALRPTGVQLLWMIDVYPLVLAGLLVPMGSLGDRFGRRRLLLIGATGFGVVSAAAAFAPNAEALIGARALLGVFGAMLMPSTLSLLRSIFVDREQRRLAIAVWASGFAGGSALGPIVGGVLLEHFWWGSVFLLAVPVLIPLVVLVPLLVPESRDPAPGPIDPLSIVLSLTTMLPIVYAIKSLASHGFAVDSALGIVIGLASGIAFVRRQLRARTPMLDMSLFRRGSFSGAVGVNLLSVTAFVGGLFFVSQHLQLVLAMSPLDAGLVLVPGLVVMIVSGLVVVPIAKRVRPSIVIPVGLSISAVAYALVALSGGQLTAIGLALIFMGLGLGIGAAETVSNELIIATAPAEKAGAASAVSETAYELGAVLGTAVLGTILTASYRANVDLPDTLTAAQRLAAGETLGGAVSVSEQLPGEVGEALLASARDAFDSGVGVAAWIGSALIVAAMVVARTTLRRAR
- a CDS encoding fumarylacetoacetate hydrolase family protein; amino-acid sequence: MKIARFSSSGSIHFGIVDGEDLVVLGGDPMFQGFDTTGERIPLAQATLLAPSIPRSKVVGVGKNYVDHVQEMGGDAPPTEPLLFLKPNTSVVGPGDTIVLPRQSQQVDFEGELAIVIGSIAKNVSADRAAEVIFGYTVANDVTARDLQRSDPQWTRAKGFDTFCPVGPFVETDFDVSDGTITTTVNGEVKQSGPLTDMVHGVAEIVAYASSVFTLLPGDIILTGTPAGVGQIVAGDVVDVSISGIGTLSNPVSGPRS
- a CDS encoding TetR/AcrR family transcriptional regulator, which translates into the protein MARPDSARDRILDAFQQLLVTSGERSATLDAVAAAAGVSKGGLLYHFASKDALVEGLIGRVQAFVEADDERMRTAEEGTVDYVIRSSVDSGSPFDEALIAMSRLAQGSHEEARTALASFRARWEAAIAASVGDPAIARTIMLVSDGLYYNSTVLGARETRDTRDGAMDELIAVLSRLTPESGPAESSPH
- the serA gene encoding phosphoglycerate dehydrogenase, encoding MSQPIVLIAEELSPATVDALGPDFDVRNVDGTDRPALLAALADASAVLVRSATKVDAEAIAAAPHLKVIARAGVGLDNVDIKAATSAGVMVVNAPTSNIISAAELTVGHILSLARHIPAAHSALAQGQWKRSAYTGVELYEKTVGIIGLGRIGALITARLQAFGVDVVAYDPYVTSARAQQLGVRLLSLDELLAQSDFITIHMPKTPETTGMISTDQLALMKPTAFIVNVARGGLIDEDALHDALVAKSIAGAGLDVFVSEPPTGSPLLALENVIVTPHLGASTDEAQEKAGVSVAKSVRLALGGELVPDAVNVAGGVIDPYVRPGIPLVEKLGQVFSGLTHSPLTSVDVEVHGDLSEYDVSVFRLAALKGIFTNVVSETVSYVNAPLLAEQRGLEVRLIVDGTSDEYRNVITLRGALSDGSQISVSGTLTGTKQIEKIVEINGYDVEVPIAEHHIVMLYRDRPGIVAVYGQRFGDAEINIAGMQIARREAGGEALSVLTVDSRVPDDLLEDVSRVIEASVIRSIDITA
- the gltX gene encoding glutamate--tRNA ligase is translated as MSALTAPPFSSATGSDVRVRFCPSPTGTPHVGLVRTALFNWAYARHTGGTFVFRIEDTDAARDSEESYEQILEALRWLGLDWDEGIDVGGPHGPYRQSQRADIYTDVIERLVAAGHVYESFSNAEEIDARNEAAGRAKQLGYDNFDRDLTDEQRAAFRAEGREPALRLRVPDADLSFDDLVRGEITFPAGSFTDFVVERPNGQPLYTLVNPVDDAIMGITHVLRGEDLLSSTPRQIALYHALVDIGLTDVVPRFGHLPYVMGDGNKKLSKRDPESNLFHHRERGFIPEGLVNYLALLGWGLSADRDVFSLDEMVAAFDVENVNPNPARFDLKKAESINGDHIRLLDVADFAERTIPYLRGAGVLAAEPTAEQRSLLLAAAPLVQERVGLLGETPGMLGFLFTTSDALEYAEDAVAGLPANADDVLAAASAALTSIDDGEWNTEAIQTALASGLVEGLGLKPRVAYGPVRVAISGRRVSPPLFESMELLGREESLARVERLRARISA
- a CDS encoding 3-isopropylmalate dehydrogenase, which produces MSRTVSLAVIPGDGIGPEVTAEALKVLHAVASDHDVEFETTSFSLGAARYLETGDVLTDEDLAAIASHDAILLGAVGGVPGDPRLVGANIERGLLLRLRFSLDHYVNLRPTRIYPGVPSPLADAGDVDFVVVREGTEGPYVGNGGSIRTGTPHEVANEVSVNTAYGVERVVRYAFRTAQSRRRKLTLVHKTNVLTFAGSLWKRIVDAVAAEFPDVEVDYLHVDAATIFLVTNPGRFDVLVTDNLFGDILTDLAGAISGGIGLAASGNINPDGTSPSMFEPVHGSAPDIAGTQKADPTAAILSVALLLDHLGLSEASAAVTTAVTADIASRAGRTRSTSEIGDAIATAVSQPTPSASKDLS